The DNA region GCCTGGCGGATATTGAGCAGCTTGGGCTGACCGTCGACCAGTGCGACCATGTTGATGCCGAATACGGTCTGCAACTGGGTGAGCTGGAACAGATTGTTGAGCACCACCTCGGCCACTTCGCCGCGCTTGAGCTCGATGACCATGCGCATGCCGTCCTTGTCGGACTCATCACGCAGTTCGCTGATGCCCTCGAGTCGCTTCTCCTTGACCAGCTCGGCAATCTTTTCCAGCAGCCGCGCCTTGTTGACCATGTACGGCAGCTCGTTGACCACGATGCGGACGCGCCCGCTGCTGTCATCGGTCTCGATCTCGGTGCGAGCCCGAAGATAGATGCGCCCGCGGCCCGTCTCGTAGGCCTGGCGGATACCGCTGGCGCCGTTGATGATGGCGGCGGTGGGGAAATCCGGGCCTGGCATGTATTCCATGATCCCGTCGATGTCGATCTCGGGATCCTCGATCATCGCCAGCAGGGCACGAATCACCTCATCCAGGTTGTGCGGCGGGATATTGGTGGCCATGCCCACTGCAATGCCGGAAGCACCGTTGACCAGCAGGTTCGGGACCCGGGTCGGCAGAACCGTGGGTTCCGACTCCGACTCATCGTAGTTGGGAATGAAGTTGACCGTTTCCTTGTCGATGTCGGCCAGCAACTGGTGCGACAGCCGGGCCATGCGCACCTCGGTATAACGCATGGCGGCGGCCGAATCGCCATCGATGGAACCAAAGTTGCCCTGCCCGTCGACCAGCATGTAGCGCATGGAAAACGGCTGGGCCATGCGCACGATGGTGTCGTAGACGGCGCTGTCACCGTGCGGGTGGTATTTACCGATCACGTCACCCACCACGCGCGCCGACTTCTTGTACGGCTTGTTGTAGTCGTTGCCCAGTACATGCATCGCGAACAGCACACGCCGGTGAACCGGCTTGAGACCATCGCGAACGTCCGGGAGCGCCCGACCCACGATCACGCTCATGGCGTAATCGAGGTAGGACTGACGCATCTCGTCTTCCAGGTTGACCTGGAGCACTTCACGTGCCATTTCCGCCATCGGGAGAGATCCTGTCTGTCAGCGACCGGGCGCCATGCAAGCGCCTGATTTGGTTAGGCTTTCACTCCACCCCAAGGACTGTGTCGCAAGCCCTCGGAAATGAAAGCAACAAACGTGAAATTTTACCACAGGCCACCATTTCGAGGCAGCCTGCCGGCAAGCCGGAGGATGCGGCCGACATTAACCCGGCAAACTGCGCATTCCGCCCCCGGCTTGCGTAGAATGCCGGTCATGACGACACACTCCTCCATGCCTGGGCACGACATTCAGGCCATCATTTTCGAGCGCGGCGTGCTCAGGCTGCTAGATCAGCGTCTGCTGCCGGCCCGGACCGACTGGCTGACGCTGGACCGTAGCGACGAAGTGGCACGGGCCATTGCCGACCTGGTGGTGCGTGGCGCCCCGGCCATTGGTATTGCCGCCGCGTATGGCGCGGTCATCGCCGCCGCGCAGGACGGAGACGATCCCGAGGCCTGGGAGCGGCGCCTGGAGCAACTGGAGCAGGCCCGGCCTACCGCGGTCAACCTGGCCTGGGCACTGGCGCGCATGCGCCGTGCGGCTAAGCGGCACGGTTCGCCCGATCCGACAATGCTGGAAGCCGAGGCGCGCGGCATTCACGCCGAGGACGTGGCCGCCAACCAGGCCATGGCCGCAGCCGGCAGCGCCTGCATCGACGCGGGCTCGGGCGTGCTCACCCACTGCAATACCGGGGCGCTGGCAACCGGAGGCATTGGCACGGCCCTGGGCGTGGTGGCCGCCGCCTACCGGGCCGGCAAAATCAGGCGAATTTTTGCCGGCGAAACCCGCCCCTGGCTTCAGGGCGCCCGGCTCACGGCCTGGGAACTGGCCCGGATGGACATGCCGTTCAAAGTCGTTATCGAAGGTGCAGCCGCAGCATTGATGGCTTCCGGCCAGGTGCAATGGGTGATTACCGGCGCCGACCGCATCGCCGCCAATGGGGATGTCGCCAACAAGATCGGCACCTGTTCGCTGGCCGTCATCGCCCGCCACTACGGCGTTCGCGTCATGGTGGTCGCCCCCTCCTCCACCGTCGATCCAGACACCCCCTCGGGACAGGACATTGCCATCGAGCAACGCGATCCGGGAGAGATCTGGCGGGCGGCAGGTCTGGATCACACCCCGCCGGGCTTCGATGCCTGGAACCCGGTATTCGATATCACCCCGGCCACACTGGTCGACTGCATCGTCACCGAGGCCGGCGTGCACCATCCGCCCTACCGATTCGCCGCCCGAGACAGTATCATTGGCACCCCCTGAACAAGAGATTTTTGGAACATGCGCACAACCCTGCATATCCTGACTGTTCTTGTCCTGGCCCTGCCCGTGGCGGCAATGGCCGACGAACCTGCATCAACGGAGAATCCCAGCGTGATCCTGCACACCAACCATGGCGCCATTACCGTCGAGCTGTTTGAAGACGATGCGCCGATCAGCGTCGAAAACTTTCTGAACTATGCCCGCGACGGACATTACGACGGCACGCTGTTCCACCGCGTGATCGATAACTTCATGATCCAGGGCGGCGGTTTCGACACCGACTTCGAACAGAAATCCACCGGCGATCCGATCAAGAACGAAGCGGACAATGGCCTGAAAAACGAGCGTGGCACCCTGGCCATGGCGCGGACCAACGATCCGCACTCGGCCACCGCGCAGTTCTTCATCAACGTCAGCGACAACGAATTCCTCAACCATCGTGGAACCCAGTCGGGCCAGGCCTGGGGTTATGCCGTGTTCGGTCGGGTCGTCGATGGCATGGATGTTGTCGATGCCATTCGCCAGGTTCCTACCGGCATCCACGGTCATCACCGCGACGTACCTGAAGAGCCGGTCATCCTCGAGCGGGTGGAACTGCCCTGAGTTCCGTCGCTCCCATCTACCTGATCGCGGATCTGCACCTCGATCCGCAGCGCCCGGAAACCACGCGCCTGCTCGTCGATTTTCTCGATGGGCCGGCGCGCCAGGCCCGGGCGCTTTACATTCTGGGCGATCTGTTCGAGGCCTGGATCGGGGATGATGGCATTGGTGCGATGGAGCGCGATGTGGCCGCGGCCAGCGCCCGGCTGGCCGAACAGGGGGTCGAGGTTCGCTTTCTGTGCGGCAACCGCGACTTCCTGGTCGGCGACGATTACTGCCAACTGGCCCGAATGGAGCGCATCGAAGAGCCGTGGCATCTGAACCATGCCGGAACCGAGGTCTTGCTGATGCATGGCGATATCCTGTGTACCGACGATGTCGCCTATCAGCGCTTCAGGCGCAAGGCGCGCAACCCAGACTGGCAACGCAAGGTACTGTCCTACCCGCTATGGCTGCGCCGCACCCTGGCGCGGCTGGCGCGCTGGCGCAGCAAGCGGCACACGGGCCAGACCGGTCAGCAGATCATGGATGTCAACGCCGATGCCGTGAGCGAATGCTTTCGTCATCACTCGGGCGTCCGGCGCATCATCCATGGCCATACTCACCGGCGGGCCATTCACGATATCGAGGTCGACCAGCGCCACTGCCAGCGCATCGTGCTCGGCGACTGGCACGAGGAAGGCAGTGCGATCCGCATTGATGAAAACGGCATTGCCATGCTCACCATCGCCCGCGATCCAGATGGCGAGATCGAGCTCCGCCTGCATGAAACAGCCGCCCCGCTGGCCGGCAACACCTGAGAGAAAAATCTAAAGCAGCAGGCTGGCCAGCATCCGGTCCGCGGCCACACCACTGGTCCAGGCGCCCTCGATCCGGCTGCCGCTGCACCAATCCCCTGCCACCACGACCCGGCTTTCGCCGTCGACCAGGCAGCCTTTCTGCATGGCCCGACGGGCCATGGCATAACGCCAGCGGTGGGCGGTCCTGATACGAGGCGTCTTTCCGAATCCGGCATCGATCGAAATCAACGCCTCATACAGGCTGTCGATAACCCGGCCCGGCTCCTCTTCCAGATTGGCCTCCGACCACGAATCACTGGCATGCAGCACCCAGGACTCGCCGCCAGACCGTCCCGGCTTGCTGTTGTTGCGCGCCAGCCAGGTCAGCGCCCCCTGGTTGACGAAAGCGGCGTCGAATTCCACCGGCAGCGTCTCGTCCCAGCCCAGCATGACCGCCCAACATGGTTGCATCGGTACGGTACTGAGTGTCGGGTAAAGCGCATGCCCTTCCCCCAGCAGCTCGGCACTCTGAGCCGGTGGTGCTGTCAGCAACAACGCGCGTGCCGTCAGTGATTTCCCAACTTCGGTTTCCAGCTGCCACTGGCGCTCAAAGCGGGCCGAGGTCAGCCGACAGCTGTAACGGCAATCGAGCCCATCGGCCAGTCGTCTGATCAACCCGTTCATGCCAGGCACGGCCACCAGGCGCCGCTGAGGTGGGTCATCGAGGTCATTCGGTCGCGGACCCAGTACACGCAGACGTGGCTGCCATTCGGCCACGAGACCGGCCTGTTCCCAGACGCTGACCCGGCGCCGGAATGCATCGCTGCGGGCCGTGAAATACTGCGCGCCATGATCAAAGGCCAACCCGTCCTCGCGCCGGGTCGCACTGCGCCCGCCCGGACCACGCGATTTCTCCAGCACACACACCGACAGGCCACGGGCGGCCAGACGGCTGGCCGCAGTCAATCCGGACCAGCCTGCCCCGATGACGGCAACGTCAACAACAGACATTCATGGCCCCGGTCGCTTGCTCTGGAAACGCGGTCATGAGGCCATTGTGCCAGACCTGCCGCCTCGACAGCATGTCTCCTACCGGCCGTAGCCCGCGATCATGGCCGTGGGGTCAACCGGCCGAATCGCTCTCCGGCCGCAGGTAGGGAAACAGCAGCACGTCGCGAATGGACGGAGAGTCGGTCAGCAGCATGACCAGTCGGTCGATGCCGATACCCTCGCCGGCGGCCGGCGGCATGCCGTATTCCAGGGCTCGGATGTAGTCGTGATCAAAATGCATGGCCTCGGCATCGCCGGCGTCACGCGCCTCGACCTGGTCTCGAAAACGTTCGGCCTGGTCTTCCGGATCGTTGAGCTCGGAAAAGCCATTGGCAATCTCCCGGCCGGCGACAATCAGCTCGAAACGATCGGCAAAATCCGGGTCCTCGTCGTTGCGACGCGACAGCGGCGAGACTTCAATCGGATAGTCGACCACGAAGGTGGGCTGGATGAGGGTTTGTTCGATACCTGCCTCGAACAACTCCATCAGCAGACGGCCCCAACCCCAGTTGTCGTCCACGTGAATGTCATGCGAACGGCACACCGAGCGCAGCCGATCGGCGTTCTTGATGTCGGCGGGCTCGACCTCCTCGTAGTGATCGATCACGGCATCGGCCACGCGCACGCGGTCATACTGACTGCTGAAATCAATCGTTTCGCCCTGGAAGCTGACCCGGCCGTCGCTCATGCCCGGCAGCTCGCTGACCACGGTATTGAGCAGGTCCTGGGTCAGTGCAATCAGGTCGTTGTAGTCGGCATTGGCCCAGTAGTACTCGAGCATGGTGAACTCGGGATTGTGCCGAGTCGAAACACCTTCGTTGCGGAAGTTGCGGTTGATCTCGTAGACCTTGCCCAGACCGCCCACCAGCAGACGCTTGAGGTGCAGCTCGGGAGCAACACGCAGGTACAGATCAAGATCCAGCGCATTGTGGTGGGTCACGAACGGCCGGGCGGTGGCGCCGCCGGGAATGTGATGCATCATCGGCGTTTCGACCTCGAGAAACCCGCGACTGTCGAAATAGCGACGAATCGAGCGGACAATCAACGAACGCCGGACAAAGGTTTCTCGCACATCCGGGTTGACGATGAGGTCGACATAACGCTGCCGATAGCGGGTTTCCTGGTCGCTCAGACCATGCCACTTTTCCGGCAGCGGGCGCAGGGACTTGGTCAGCAGGCAGAGCTCACTCGCGTGGAGAGACAACTCGCCGGTCCGGGTTCGCATGACCCGGCCGCTAACGCCCACGATATCGCCGATATCCCATTGTTTGAAATCGCGATAAACGCCCTCGGGCAGATCGTCGCGGCGCAGGTAGAGCTGGATACGCTCACCCGACCCATCCTGAATATGGACGAAACTGGCCTTGCCCATCACCCGCCGGCTCATGATCCGCCCGGACAGGCTGAACGGCTCCTCGATACCTTCGAGTGCCGACTGGTCCCAACGCTCACCATCGGCGAAGCGCTCGTTGAGCTCAGCGGCCGTGACGGTGACCCGAAAATCGTTGGGAAACGCCTCACCGTGCTCGCGCAACTTTCTGAGCTTCTCGCGCCGCTCGGCAATCAGACGATTCTCGTCGACTTCCAGCGCACCATTGTTGTCCTTGTCCGTCATTGCATTATCCGTCTTCATTAAACCCGCAGATGAACTCAGATCATCGGAGATCAACGCAGATAACAGGCGTCTGGAACCCTATCCGTGCTCATCTGCGTGCATCCGCGGAAATTGGCCAATGCCCTACTCCAACCCGGCCTGGAGCTGGGCGGCGGCAAATTCGTCGAGGTCGCCATCGAGTACCTTCTGGGTATCGGACCGCTCCACGCCGGTGCGCAGGTCCTTGATGCGCGACTGGTCCAGCACATAGTTGCGGATCTGGCTACCCCAGCCGATATCGGCCTTTTCGTCCTCGGCGGCCTGGGCCTTCTCCTGCTGCTTCTGCAGCTCGAACTCGTAGAGCTTGGCCCGCAGCTGCTTCATGGCCCGATCCTTGTTCTTGTGCTGTGAGCGGTCGGTCTGGCACTGCACCACGATTCCCGTGGGCTCGTGCGTGATACGCACGGCCGACTCGGTGCGGTTGACGTGCTGACCACCCGCGCCCGAGGCCCGGTAGACATCGATGCGCAGATCCGAGGGATCGACTTCCACTTCGATGCTGTCATCGATTTCGGGCGAAACGAACACGCTGGCAAACGAGGTATGGCGCCGGTTGCCCGAGTCGAACGGCGACTTGCGCACCAGTCGATGCACGCCCGTTTCGGTACGGCACCAGCCGAAGGCGTGGTCGCCTTCAACGCGCACCGTTGCGCTCTTGATGCCGGCCACGTCACCGGCCGACACCTCAATCAGTTCCGCTTTCCAGTTGCGACGCTCGGCCCAGCGCAAATACATGCGCAACAGCATCTCGGCCCAGTCCTGGGCCTCGGTACCGCCGGAGCCGGCCTGAATGTCGATGAAACACGGACGATCATCCATGTCGCCGGAGAACATGCGCTGAAACTCCAGTTCCTCGACCTGCTTCTGCAGCGATTCGAGATCACCGCCGACACTGGCCAGGGTCTCCTCGTCATCTTCGGATAGGGCCAGCTCCAGCAACTCGCCCGCATCGGCCACGCCTTCGATCACCGCCCGCTGTGCGGTCACCAGACGGTCCAGGTCGGAGCGCTCCTTGTTCAGTGCCTGGGCATGATCCGGATCGTTCCAGACGTCCGGGTCTTCCAGCTCACGGGTGACTTCTTCGAGACGTTCTACCTTGCCATCGTAGTCAAAGATACCCCCTCAGCGCCCGCACACGGCGCTCCAGGTCGTCCAGAAGATTCTTCAGCGAGGTCTGTTCCATCGGGCAAGGCTCCGGTCAGTTCAAAGCGGCCTATTGTAACGGCCCTGAAAGCGCAATGAACACCCATCATCACAAACGAATCAATGAGCCGCCGAGACCGAGCGCATGATTTCTCCTGCCATCTTGTCCAGTGACAACACCTTGGCCACCCCGCCCAAGCCGATGGCCGAGCGCGGCATGCCGAACACGATGCAACTGTCTTCGTCCTGGGCCACGGTGTGCGCGCCGGCACGGGACATGGCCAGCAAACCGCGGGCGCCGTCATCGCCCATGCCGGTGAGAATGAAGCCCGCCGCGTTGCGACCGGCCTGCTCGGCCACGGAGTGAAACAGAACATCGACCGAGGGCTTGTGACGATTGACGGGAGCGGCATCGGTCAGGCGAACATGGTACTGGGCACCGCGGCGAATCAACTCCATGTGACGGCCGCCGGGCGCAATCAGGGCGCGCCCGGTAAACACCCGGTCGTTGTCACGTGCCTCGCGCACCTCAATGCGACACATGCTGTTGAGCCTCTCGGCAAACATGGCGGTGAACTTCTCCGGCATGTGCTGAACGATCACGATTCCCGGCGTAACCGCAGGCAGCGCCGTGAGCACACGCTCCAGGGCCTGTGTGCCGCCGGTCGACGTACCAATCGCCACCACCTGCTGGGTCGTCTCACTCATCGCGGTTGCCACCGGTGCAACCGCCGGTTCCCGGGTCGAGCCGGCAGGCTCACGCCCGCGGGCAACCGGCTCCGGCCGCCGGGCAACCGACTGCCCCAGGTTTCTCAGCCGTGCCTGGGCCGCACCCTTGACCGCGGAAACCACATCGTTGGCACCACTGTTGAGAAAATCACTCAGACCCGCCGTGGGCTTGGTAATGATGCTCACCGCCCCGGCGCTCAGGGCCTGCATGGTGGTTTCGGCACCCTTGACCGTCAGGGTCGAGCAGATCACTACGGGGGTGGGTCGCGCCTTCATCAGCTTGCGCAGAAACGTCAGCCCGTCCATGCGCGGCATCTCGATATCGAGCACGATGACATCAGGCCATTGCTGTTTCATCTTGCGCATGGCAAAAATGGGGTCATGCGCGGTGGCGATAACCTCGATGCCCGGATCGGCCGACAGCACGTCACTCAGCACGCGCCGTACCAGTGCCGAATCGTCCACGATCAATGCCTTGACGGGTCGACTCACCCCCCCCCGCCTGGTAGCGCCTTGAAGACTCATCTGGTTTCCTCTTGAAATGTATTATGACTGTGACGACCGTACTGAACCCAGACATCGCCACTGGCCAGCTCGAAATAGATCTTGCGGTAGCGCACCCCACCCACATCCGCCGCCTTGACCTGAAACCCGTTCTCGTTGAGCATCCGTCGCCCTTCGTCGGCGTTGACTTGGGCGACGTTGATGGGATTGCCATGAACCTTGATGTTCTCGAACATGTTGCCGCCGCCAAACAGCTTGACCTCGAAATCATCGGGGCGGCAACCGTTCTTCCTGATGGTCTTGAGAAAGAACTCGATGGCATCGGTCGCGTAGTAGCCCGGTGCGTAATGAGCACTGCGGGTGTATTGACTGCGATCGGTCAGGAGATAGTGACACATGCCACCCAGCTTTCGCTGCGGATGCCACAAGGTGATCGCCACACAGGATCCGAGCAGAGTCGTGATGACGGTTCGCCCATCTCCAAAATGCAGTTCGCCGGGCGCCAGGTTCACCACCGTGATCTGCGGATCGGAAAGCAGTGACTTCATGCTCAGTCCTCTTTCCGGTAGATGGAGGGCCTGACCAGCCGGATGTTGTCGACCACGCCATTAAGGCTTTCGGCATGACCGACGAACAGCCACCCGCCCGGCACCAGACGGGACAGTACATTCCGGACTACGCGCCGCTTGACCTCGGGATCAAAATAAATCAGGACATTGCGCAACAACACAAGGTCAAAACGTCCGAGACTGGACTGGTCATTCATCAGGTTTCCAGTCTGGAAGCGCACTTTCTGGCGAATTGTGCGGTCGATCATGAACTGGCCCGCCTTTGCGCCCACGCCCTTGAGGCAGCATGCCTTGAGGTAACGCTGCGGGATCTTTTCCGCTCGTTCCATCGGGTAAACACCCATGCGGGCCTTCTCGACCACACGGGTACTGATGTCGGTACCCAGGATTTCCCAGTCGCAGCGGCCGTCCAGGGTCATGATCATGGCCAGGGTATAGGCCTCCTCGCCGCTGGAGCAGGCCGCGCTCCACATCCGAACCCGGCGATTCTGCCACTGCGGAAGAATCTCTTGCCGCAGAAAGTCAAAGTGATTGTTTTCCCGGAAGAAATAGGTTTCGTTGGTGGTCAGCAGGTCGATGGCCAACTGACGCTCGACACGCCCCGCGGAGTTGGGCGTGGCATCGCTGATCCACTGAAAGTACTCACGGAAACTGTGGTGCCCCAGCTCCCGGAGTCGCTTGCTGAGACGACCGGCTACCAGCGCCCGCTTGGCCGGCGACAGATTGATACCGGCCGTTTCGTACATGAGCTTTCTGAACAGCTCGAACTCGGAATCGGTCAGGGCCGGCACACCGCCCGGAGGTGGCCGGGATGTCCCGCTGGAAGACCTTGATAAGGTTCTCGATGACAAGATCGACGACACTCCATGAAACGACAAGACACCATGCCCTGCAATTCAGACTATATAGCCCCGGTCCATCGAGACAACAATCAGACCGGCGATCCTGAGGCTCCCTGGTCAAAAGCGAACAAATTCATCCTCCTCCTGCTGCTCACGCTCGCCATGGCTGGTTCGACTGAGCTGACGGACAGAATCGGTACGCTCCTGATGCCTGGATGCGTTTTCAGCACGATCGGTGAGCATATTGCGATCATGCTCACCATCGGGTGAACCGATCCCCGACATAAGCTCACTACGCAGCTGGAAATAGGCCACCAGTTGCTGTAGCTGCTCGGCCTGGCCACTCATCTCCTCGGAGGTCGAGGCCAACTCTTCGGAAGAAGAGGCCGACTGCTGCGTGGTCGAATTCAACTGCTCCATGGAATCGTTGATCTGCCTGGCCCCGGAGGCCTGCTCCTCGGAAGCAGCCGAGATTTCCTCGACCAGGTCGGCCGTTTTCTGGATCGACGGCACCATCTGTTCAAGCAACTGCCCGGCCTGCTCGGCCAGGCTCACACTGCCCTGGGCCACCTCGCCGATTTCCTGTGCCGCCACCTGGCTGCGCTCGGCCAGCTTACGCACTTCGGCGGCCACCACCGCGAAACCCTTGCCATGTTCGCCGGCGCGCGCCGCCTCGATGGCCGCATTGAGCGCCAGCAGATTGGTCTGGTAGGCAATCTCGTCGATGATCGAGATCTTCTCGGCAATCTCCTTCATCGCGCCGACCGTCTTGCCGACAGCCTCACCACCTTCACCGGCCTCCCGTGCCGCCTTGGCCGACATCTCGTTGGTCACGCGGGAGTTCTCCTTGTTCTGCTCGATGGAAGCGGCCATCTGCTCGACCGCGGAAGTGGTTTCCTCGACACTGGCCGCCTGCTCGCTGGAGCCCTGACTCAGGCTCTGTGCCGTGGCCGACACCTCCTCGGAAGCCGATGACATGGAAGTCGCCACGCCCTTGATGTCGCCAATCACCTCGTACAGTCTGGCGGTCATGCGCTGAAGCGCATCGAGCAACTGACCCATCTCGTCCTTGCGATCAACCTCGATCTCTGCGGTCAGGTCGCCCTCGGCAAGTTGGTCGGCAAGCGCCTGGGCCCGCTGTACCGGATGAACAATACTTCGGGTGATTATCCAGGCCATGAGTATTCCCAGGCCCAGTGCAATCAAACTTACAATGATCTGCATGGCAATGCCGCGCTGGTTGCGCGTAGCCACCTGCGAGCCGAGTTCATCCTGTGTGGCGACGATACCGGCGGCAAGCTCTTCGAGCTGCTGTGTCACTCGTTCTCCAGCCGGATCGAGTCGTTGCTCCCTCAGTTGATTGCGATCGAGCATCGTGGTCACCAGTTCCTCGAATGATTCGAGAAACTCCTCGTGGGCCTCGACCAGCTCCTCGACCATGGCCATTCGCATGGGGTTTTCAAGGGTATCCAGCAACCCTACCAGTGCGCCACTGAAGTTTCGAAACTCACTGCGCACACGATCCGCATCCCCCATGGCATAGGAGTCGAGAAAACGGCCGGTATAGATCTGTGCCAGCAGCAGGTGACGCATGGCCACGGCAGCCTCGTAGGCACCATCCATATCTCCGTCAGCCCGCGAGCTGACCAGCACCTGGCTGAGCTGCTGTTCCATGAATTCCGCGTCGGGATCTATGTAGTCAAAGACCAGGTCGTCCCTGCGCTCCATCAGTCCCCGGATTTCTTCGAATACCGAATCAAACTCCTCGAGAGCGGATTCAATCTGGTCAAAATAGATCCGCTGAGCCTCGGTCGCATTGGCTCGCATATCCTCCAGCGCTGAGCGCAGGTCCGACATGGCTTCACGCTGAGCCTCGAGATCGGTTTCCGAACTGCTGTGGTTATACTCCAGCGCCATCAGGCGCATGCGAAGGAGATCGGCATTGGCGGAAGTCGCATCGTTTCCGCTGATGGCCAGTTCACGATAATCGCCGAAATCATTCGTGGCCCCGGTCAGTGCCCAGAAAGACATGATGGTTGCACTGACCAGCAACAGCAGGATCAGGCCAAACCCGATGCCCAGCTTCCACGCCATTCTCAGATCCTTGAGCATGTTCTCTCTCCTTCCCTCATGCTGTCCGGTTCACCCGCAAGCGACCACCGGTTTCGTTGTTCAACTGCGGCTGATGTTCGTGCCATCAGAAACGCACAAAGTCTGCCGTGGCGGGCTCAGCCTTTCCTGCCTGAACCGGCCGGCGCCGCGCACTGTTCTCAAAGCCACTCCTTGATTCTGGCCTGTTTCGGCCCTGACCCGAAGCGACCCGCCCTTCGCGCAGACGAAAATAGGCGACCAGCTGCTGAAGTTGCTGAGCCTGGCTACTCATCTCCTCGGAGGTCGAGGCCAGCTCTTCGGAAGAAGAGGCCGACTGCTGCGTGGTCGAATTCAACTGCTCCATGGAATCGTTGATCTGCCTGGCCCCGGAGGCCTGCTCCTCGGAAGCAGCCGAGATTTCCTCGACCAGGTCGGCCGTTTTCTGGATCGACGGCACCATCTGCTCAAGCAACTGCCCGGCCTGCTCGGCCAGGCTCACACTGCCCTGGGCAACTTCACCGATCTCCTGAGCCGCCACCTGGCTGCGCTCGGCCAGCTTGCGCACTTCGGCGGCCACCACCGCGAAACCCTTGCCATGTTCGCCGGCGCGTGCCGCCTCGATGGCCGCATTAAGCGCCAGCAGATTGGTCTGGTAGGCGATCTCGTCGATGATCGAGATCTTCTCGGCAATCTCCTTCATCGCGCCAACCGTCTTGCCGACGGCCTCGCCGCCTTCACCGGCCTCCCGTGCCGCCTTGGCCGACATCTCGTTGGTCACGCGGGAGTTCTCCTTGTTCTGCTCGATGGAAGCGGCCATCTGCTCGACCGCGGAAGTGGTTTGCTCGACACTGGCCGCCTGCTCGCTGGAACCCTGACTCAGGGTCTGGGCAGTTGCCGACACCTGCTCCGACGCCGACGCCAGCGAATCGGAACCAGCCCGAACATCACCGATGATCTGCCCCAGCTTCTGCTGCATTTCGCGCATGGCACCCAGCAGCTGG from Wenzhouxiangella sp. AB-CW3 includes:
- a CDS encoding peptidylprolyl isomerase gives rise to the protein MRTTLHILTVLVLALPVAAMADEPASTENPSVILHTNHGAITVELFEDDAPISVENFLNYARDGHYDGTLFHRVIDNFMIQGGGFDTDFEQKSTGDPIKNEADNGLKNERGTLAMARTNDPHSATAQFFINVSDNEFLNHRGTQSGQAWGYAVFGRVVDGMDVVDAIRQVPTGIHGHHRDVPEEPVILERVELP
- a CDS encoding chemotaxis response regulator protein-glutamate methylesterase, with protein sequence MSRPVKALIVDDSALVRRVLSDVLSADPGIEVIATAHDPIFAMRKMKQQWPDVIVLDIEMPRMDGLTFLRKLMKARPTPVVICSTLTVKGAETTMQALSAGAVSIITKPTAGLSDFLNSGANDVVSAVKGAAQARLRNLGQSVARRPEPVARGREPAGSTREPAVAPVATAMSETTQQVVAIGTSTGGTQALERVLTALPAVTPGIVIVQHMPEKFTAMFAERLNSMCRIEVREARDNDRVFTGRALIAPGGRHMELIRRGAQYHVRLTDAAPVNRHKPSVDVLFHSVAEQAGRNAAGFILTGMGDDGARGLLAMSRAGAHTVAQDEDSCIVFGMPRSAIGLGGVAKVLSLDKMAGEIMRSVSAAH
- a CDS encoding UDP-2,3-diacylglucosamine diphosphatase translates to MADLHLDPQRPETTRLLVDFLDGPARQARALYILGDLFEAWIGDDGIGAMERDVAAASARLAEQGVEVRFLCGNRDFLVGDDYCQLARMERIEEPWHLNHAGTEVLLMHGDILCTDDVAYQRFRRKARNPDWQRKVLSYPLWLRRTLARLARWRSKRHTGQTGQQIMDVNADAVSECFRHHSGVRRIIHGHTHRRAIHDIEVDQRHCQRIVLGDWHEEGSAIRIDENGIAMLTIARDPDGEIELRLHETAAPLAGNT
- the mtnA gene encoding S-methyl-5-thioribose-1-phosphate isomerase, coding for MTTHSSMPGHDIQAIIFERGVLRLLDQRLLPARTDWLTLDRSDEVARAIADLVVRGAPAIGIAAAYGAVIAAAQDGDDPEAWERRLEQLEQARPTAVNLAWALARMRRAAKRHGSPDPTMLEAEARGIHAEDVAANQAMAAAGSACIDAGSGVLTHCNTGALATGGIGTALGVVAAAYRAGKIRRIFAGETRPWLQGARLTAWELARMDMPFKVVIEGAAAALMASGQVQWVITGADRIAANGDVANKIGTCSLAVIARHYGVRVMVVAPSSTVDPDTPSGQDIAIEQRDPGEIWRAAGLDHTPPGFDAWNPVFDITPATLVDCIVTEAGVHHPPYRFAARDSIIGTP
- the prfB gene encoding peptide chain release factor 2 (programmed frameshift), giving the protein MEQTSLKNLLDDLERRVRALRGYLDYDGKVERLEEVTRELEDPDVWNDPDHAQALNKERSDLDRLVTAQRAVIEGVADAGELLELALSEDDEETLASVGGDLESLQKQVEELEFQRMFSGDMDDRPCFIDIQAGSGGTEAQDWAEMLLRMYLRWAERRNWKAELIEVSAGDVAGIKSATVRVEGDHAFGWCRTETGVHRLVRKSPFDSGNRRHTSFASVFVSPEIDDSIEVEVDPSDLRIDVYRASGAGGQHVNRTESAVRITHEPTGIVVQCQTDRSQHKNKDRAMKQLRAKLYEFELQKQQEKAQAAEDEKADIGWGSQIRNYVLDQSRIKDLRTGVERSDTQKVLDGDLDEFAAAQLQAGLE
- a CDS encoding NAD(P)/FAD-dependent oxidoreductase, whose product is MSVVDVAVIGAGWSGLTAASRLAARGLSVCVLEKSRGPGGRSATRREDGLAFDHGAQYFTARSDAFRRRVSVWEQAGLVAEWQPRLRVLGPRPNDLDDPPQRRLVAVPGMNGLIRRLADGLDCRYSCRLTSARFERQWQLETEVGKSLTARALLLTAPPAQSAELLGEGHALYPTLSTVPMQPCWAVMLGWDETLPVEFDAAFVNQGALTWLARNNSKPGRSGGESWVLHASDSWSEANLEEEPGRVIDSLYEALISIDAGFGKTPRIRTAHRWRYAMARRAMQKGCLVDGESRVVVAGDWCSGSRIEGAWTSGVAADRMLASLLL
- the lysS gene encoding lysine--tRNA ligase, which gives rise to MTDKDNNGALEVDENRLIAERREKLRKLREHGEAFPNDFRVTVTAAELNERFADGERWDQSALEGIEEPFSLSGRIMSRRVMGKASFVHIQDGSGERIQLYLRRDDLPEGVYRDFKQWDIGDIVGVSGRVMRTRTGELSLHASELCLLTKSLRPLPEKWHGLSDQETRYRQRYVDLIVNPDVRETFVRRSLIVRSIRRYFDSRGFLEVETPMMHHIPGGATARPFVTHHNALDLDLYLRVAPELHLKRLLVGGLGKVYEINRNFRNEGVSTRHNPEFTMLEYYWANADYNDLIALTQDLLNTVVSELPGMSDGRVSFQGETIDFSSQYDRVRVADAVIDHYEEVEPADIKNADRLRSVCRSHDIHVDDNWGWGRLLMELFEAGIEQTLIQPTFVVDYPIEVSPLSRRNDEDPDFADRFELIVAGREIANGFSELNDPEDQAERFRDQVEARDAGDAEAMHFDHDYIRALEYGMPPAAGEGIGIDRLVMLLTDSPSIRDVLLFPYLRPESDSAG